The DNA segment caaaaagaaaaaaatatatatatacacatcaccACATTCCAGTTCTTATATGTCAACAGAGACATGCACAATGCAAACATGCAACACACATAAATAGGCACATACAGGAGATAGATAAGCCTAAATATTTCAGAAGCATTTACTACCACTTATCTAATCTCCATTTCATAATATGAAAGTCCTTTTAAAATCCAAAGAGATGTAAATGTCTGTGTTAAATAAGGttgttttaacttcttttaaaCATTGTCCTACAATAAGTCAAAAGATTCATACTTTGGCACCAGACAATTCCCACAAATAGGTGACAAAATGATAATACAGGTCTAGAGACCTGGCCAATATTGCTTATTTCATGTCCCACTAAATACTGAAAACAACATAAACCAAAAccagaaacataattattttcatcagaaacataattattttcattatttttagtcAATCATATGGCCATTGGTTCGGGAACTTATACGAATACTCTTAAAGCAATCATGATTCTGAGACACCAAAATTTGTAATCATTTTTGTACCCATGTGAAAATCTTCATACAAAGAAGATGCTTAGACCCAGCTCATAACCAGCTAACACCTGTGTCTCTTCCATATAATTTTGAAATGGAGAAGAGAATTAAATTCATCCAAATTTCCTCCCCGAGGTAAGGCAAGTACAGCTAGAGAAGAGTTGTAGAAAATAACATATCTCATGAGTGACATGATTAGATTAGGTCAAATTTCTCAACTTTATTTCTCAGATAATTTTTGCTATTGGAGAAGAGAGTGCAATGCCTCTTTAAATAGTGGATACATGACTGATAATTTTCTGAGTATAAAGATACTTATAGAAAGAAATCATATCCTGTCTTATGATACTTTGCAGATGTACAGAAATGTTACATTTGCATGTGTCATTTTCTTGATCATTTTCCTCAGAAGTTTAGACAAAAACAGAGAAGAATGGATACAGGGAATTGCTCCTCCTTGACTGAATTCATCTTCTTGGGAATTTCTAGTAACACGGAGAATAAAGGGACCCTATTTGCCATGTGTCTACTTGTTTACCTGATTAATCTTCTGGCAAACCTTGGAATGATCACGTTAATTCGAATGGACCCCCGGCTGCACAcgcccatgtactttttcctcagccACCTCTCCTTCTGTGACCTCTGCTATTCCACGGCAATTGGGCCCAAGATGCTGGTGGACCTACTGGCCAAGAACAAGGCAATCCCCTTCTATGGCTGTGCTCTGCAATTCTTGGTCTTCTGCACCTTTGCAGATGCTGAGTGTCTACTGCTGGCAGTGATGGCCTATGATCGGTACAAGGCCATCAGCCACCCCTTGCTCTACACGGTCAGCATGTCCAGCAGGCTGTGCTCCCTGCTCCTGGCTGGGGTTTACGTGGTGGGAGTGGCAGACGCTTTGATACACACGACACTAGCATTCCGCTTATGCTTCTGTGGGTCTAATGAGATTAACCATTTCTTCTGTGATTTACCTccactttt comes from the Phacochoerus africanus isolate WHEZ1 chromosome 4, ROS_Pafr_v1, whole genome shotgun sequence genome and includes:
- the LOC125124031 gene encoding olfactory receptor 5W2-like is translated as MDTGNCSSLTEFIFLGISSNTENKGTLFAMCLLVYLINLLANLGMITLIRMDPRLHTPMYFFLSHLSFCDLCYSTAIGPKMLVDLLAKNKAIPFYGCALQFLVFCTFADAECLLLAVMAYDRYKAISHPLLYTVSMSSRLCSLLLAGVYVVGVADALIHTTLAFRLCFCGSNEINHFFCDLPPLFLLSCSDIQVNELALFTVFGFIELSTILGVLVSYGYIALSVLKIHSAEGKFKAFSTCTSHLTAVAIFQGTILFMYFRPSSSYSLDQDKMSSLFYTLVIPMLNPLIYSLRNKDVKEALEKLKLKRWF